Within the Montipora foliosa isolate CH-2021 chromosome 11, ASM3666993v2, whole genome shotgun sequence genome, the region CTTTTTCTTCCTTCGTTTCGGTCACCGGCTGAGTTCGTTTAAATATTACGTTCCAAAATTGGCAAATAGGGATACGTCGTTTCCCTCGCGTCTGATATTCGTTTTTATTCAGAGTTGATTTACTTATAGGCACTGCCGGACCACTGTTTGAAAATTTGACATCTTCTTGGGCTACTTGGTGTCTCTTACTCGAAGCTCCGAGGAGGAGCGATACTCGAGTCACGGGCGATCGCGAATCTCCTCTGTCCGAGGAGCACTCTGGGAAGCCTGATAGCTTTCTTACGTTACGTGTAAATGTGAATAATCTCATACAAGCGAGAACGTGCGAGCTGTCAAGTGTCTTTGAGAAAGATGAGTTGAGGTGATCAATTCTTCTTAAAATACTCCGCTCTGTCTTTTTCGTCACCTTTTTAAAGCCTTCTCAGTCTTTTAAACTGTGGACAAGCCCAAACACCGAGCCAAGCAAAGAAAATATAGCTATAGTCAATGTTACTTGAACTTTGAACATGCGAAATCCATAACCACGTCTTCGGCTTTGTTGAAGGAAAATCTCTAAATCGTGACGGGAATAAAACGTCTGTTCAGCCAAAAAGTCCACTTTATCATTTAAGGCTTGTGCAAGTGTTGATTCATGCAAAGTCACGTAACTGGcagataaaaaaggaaaaaagaatttGTACGCTACTACGAGAGTACCGCATATTTGGGCCATATATTGATAGGTGAAATGAAACTCGTGGGCTGCCTCCAACCATTCAAAAATGTTGGCGAGAATAACCACAACGTAGAAGATCATATGCACGAGGAACCACATTTTTATACCATTGATTCTCTCTCCTATCTGCTGGCGTACTTCTTCGTGCAGTGCTAAAGCGTTTCGTACATTTCCAGTGCAGCTCTCCAGACGCCTGTATCCTTTAGTCAGATCGTTTGTCATGACAAGACATAACGCGAAGAAAACGCAACAAGCCACAACAGCAGAGTACATACCCCAGTATATGGAAACTgcgagggtatagaacactgcaTTGCATGCCAGCGGACGATGGCAATTTCCCAATACGTTGTCCTTGATGTTAACTAAGTCGAAAATGACTTGGTAATATGCATCACCAAACAAAACGCAAGACACAAGGAAAAGCCCAGTCACAAGGGCGATGTTGCATGCGCGGTGCTGAAGTCGGTTTAAATCTCTTAACCATTCCAGCGACTGATATCTCAAGTAATACAAAACGAAAACATACGAACCAAACGCACTTAGCCAAAGCGTCGAGAGTAGCATTTTTGACCCAATATGAATGCTTCGATGCGGAGACGTGCTCATGAAATAAAAATGCGCTCCTAGACCAAACAGTAGCAAGAATAATGGCACAAATGTAAGCGGCCATATCGAGTATCTTTTCTTTGGCAGCCAAAGACCCAAAAACGCAACAGCACAGAACCAAGACAGTGGTTTGTGAGAATCAAAAAAATCCCTGACTAGGCCACAAAATCGCGTTGACCAGCTGTTGTTTGTATCACAACCAACAGTGTTACTGAGCAGTAGAGAGTCTTGTGATTCATCTGCCCATCGTGAAGGATTCTTCATCTCTGCATTTATCGACACACCGTGCTGTGGCAGCTGCGGCAGAGACTCTGTTTGCACCGTCGCCATCATTGTGATTAATCACGATGGCATGAACTTTAATGTGATTTTATATTAAagccccgtgcaaacgctcgcaacattgttggccaacaagacgcaacattgttgggcccaacatgttgcgagcgtttgcacaccatgttgtgtgttgttgcgtgttgttgcgacttgttggaagttgttggatgaagtttgaccagtttcaaacttcatccaacacctcccaacaagtcgcaacaacacgcaacaacacacaacatggtgtgcaaacgctcgcaacatgttgggcccaacaatgttgcgtcttgttggccaacaatgttgtgagcgtttgcacgggccttaataTTTAATGTCATTTTGGATCGTCACGCCATCCGTTCCGAGGCTTGGCTTCCAAGAAAACGCATTATAGTTGGGTAGGgaaattataaaaaaagaaaaaagaaagaaagaaaaacaattttacgcaagaaaagaaagaggaaaaaggCTTCATTGTTTATCGTTATTCTCAAGCTTACTTGAGAACGATAAACAATGAAGCTGCAAAAATTAAAGGAGTGTTGGGAAAGAAACCTTGAAAGGGAGACGAAATCCTCGCATTTatgtggacaatttaagcaattgtctcttaaagaCACGTGAATGTTTTAGATatttataagagacaatttcttaaattgcCCAGGTAAGTTCGAGGATAACTTTTTCCTTTCAACTATAACCAGGACCCCATGGGCTCCTGCTACAATCTACACTTTAagtatatacatttatttcattaaaaGAATCCTTGGGGTAaagattttgaaacaaattcGGACTCCATAATACCTCCATCGTCCTTCTCCTTCCCCTCAATGCCAGTAAGGTTGAAAACGAGTAGACGGAAAAAATTTAGCCGTTTTTGGGATGttgacagcaaccggaagtggaTATTTCGCATGACAGGACAtcagtgtctcccagatttttaaactgatCGTAAGatattaagggtgcgttcatttgggatgatccgaaataAAGGATCACTGATTCAAGATCACTTCGAACATggtacatcaaaggaaccgaaaaatCCTTCCCCCGAGTGGATTCTGTTACTGCGTAAAACTGCGCCGCATCACAATCCCATATCCAACGACCACTGACCACATATCGTATAATCAAATCACGTTTATTCAAATGGTAATTGAATTCAtcagttcctttgatgcaccgtgatcgacgggatcttggatcagtgatcagTGATCTTTTTTCGAATCACAGCAAAAGAACGCACCCACCCTAATTATCAAAAACAAATGTGGTTGCGTGAAGGCAAaggaaacagctcacttccggttgccgtccgcgtctcaaaacgTCGATTAGCATCTCATGAAATACAAACCAACCTTTTCTTTTCCGGGGTCTTTATTCTTCCCTTCCAGGAAAAGGGTTGGAAAACGACCCACGATGTAATTTATTCTCAGAATTGTTAATCCACGAAATATGGTTTTATATAGCCATGATGTACCTCCTTCTTGGGAgataagttttttttcttctcaacTCGCAACGGTTGTTTGCAATGGCTCGCATAGCGTGGGGTCACTGCGAGCTTTTTACTGTTTTTGCAACTGATGTCTTCGCAGCACtctttcatgtgacgtcacggcggccattatggtgtacagaacaatgcagtaaaatgtcttttgggaatttgactctattattatgcaaaacgtgtggggtcattttctattgttttgtgtaCCAACATGgtcgtctcatcacgtggatgagTTATTCCTTAAGAGCAATATGTAATCAAAAGGGGGCGGGGGAGGGGCGCGTTTCTTGGCTACCCAAATATGGTATTGGAGTGGAGATCTGGGACCTATTTTTAAACAAACCTCTTACATCATTTGTACTCGAACGAACGCAGGCACCAAAAGAAAATGGcaagtatttttgttgtcttttctcTTTCACGCGTTGAACTTTCATCAATTAATACGTttcttttgatttaaaaaagaccaCGTACACAGACAAAGGAGAAAAGGTAAGTTAACGGAATGACTTGGAGAACAAAAACGATGCGAAACTCTTGCAGTGACTATTATTAAAATCTCTTGCACCGTAAAATACAGCTTCTCTTAATACAAGCTTTCACTTCTTTATCACCAGCCATTAAAAACGAGTTTTAACGCTGATGAATTGAGTTCTTTTGGAGGAAATTCTTCCTTCCATAGTATGACAATGATCAAAACCCTATGAATTTTTATCGAATCAACTGCCAAGGCATGCGTAAAATATGTTAATGAATTTAATTTGGCACGAGGGAACGTTCCCTTTACGAGAAAGGCATCTTTTTTTAGGTCTCAAATTTGTCATCGGGAcccattaaaaaaaatctttccaatttttttcacaCTTTGACGGTGGTTGAGGTGGTGATGTTGGATCCTTTAAGTGAAACGTGGGATGAAAATTGAAAACCGGTGCCCAAAATTAGGCCTCACTTTTTGtgagctactctaggataggggggggggggggtggtttgAGGAATTTACACTAGTATAGGGAAGCAAATTCacctgaactagctctggtgtaggctaagggttccagggtcccagtgACACATGCCCACCCAGGAATCCCTAAAGTACCACCCCCAGGAGTCCAGGGGAGCACATAAAATGTCACCACCCATGGTGCCTtatggaaacaaaaagaaataacagaaagccacaacaaagtttgcaaaacaaacaagttTCAATTTTAGGCAGTATAATACTGGGCCTCTAGTCTCGAGTTTGGGGAGACCGGCATGGCTCcctgcaataattattgtcacatGACTTCTGTATACATGGTAATGTAGCCTTTGCATGAAAGCACGGTTTGTATGAAATCAAGGCTCATTTTGATCTTGGTTCTGATACCAATCTccttgctcttttttttttttataaaaaagtaGACTATGAAGTATTATTTGCATTAGGAAAGTAGTGGGAACTGCATCATAATGAGAACATAAACATCATTCTTGCTTCCATTCATTGACTTGGGGTCACTATTGGTACGTGTAATGTTATCCACAATGACTATTGATTAATGGCAGACTCTTAGCTTACTGTACCATCACCTGAAGATAAAGCTGTTTCTTAGATGGGAGCATTAGACCTTTTCTATTTATGATCCCAGGTTTAATATGAACAAGTACATAATTATGTGTacttgtattaatttttatttctagCCAGAAATTGGTTCCTTCATTGCATTTCATCACATAACTTTCTGGGTGGGAAATGCCAAACAGGTgcgtttattattttttgtcattttggcAATTATGATTTTAAGGACTGACTGTCTCATCTTGCATGGGGACCTTGTGTCCTGTTTGTGGAAGTTCATGTTTTGCTTTCTTCTTGTAGCAAGACATGTAATTACAATTGAGTACTCCTTCTTATAAAATTGCAGTAGACTATATTTGATGCAAAGTACagataatattttatttacttcatg harbors:
- the LOC137975441 gene encoding uncharacterized protein — its product is MMATVQTESLPQLPQHGVSINAEMKNPSRWADESQDSLLLSNTVGCDTNNSWSTRFCGLVRDFFDSHKPLSWFCAVAFLGLWLPKKRYSIWPLTFVPLFLLLFGLGAHFYFMSTSPHRSIHIGSKMLLSTLWLSAFGSYVFVLYYLRYQSLEWLRDLNRLQHRACNIALVTGLFLVSCVLFGDAYYQVIFDLVNIKDNVLGNCHRPLACNAVFYTLAVSIYWGMYSAVVACCVFFALCLVMTNDLTKGYRRLESCTGNVRNALALHEEVRQQIGERINGIKMWFLVHMIFYVVVILANIFEWLEAAHEFHFTYQYMAQICGTLVVAYKFFFPFLSASYVTLHESTLAQALNDKVDFLAEQTFYSRHDLEIFLQQSRRRGYGFRMFKVQVTLTIAIFSLLGSVFGLVHSLKD